A single genomic interval of Arachis duranensis cultivar V14167 chromosome 7, aradu.V14167.gnm2.J7QH, whole genome shotgun sequence harbors:
- the LOC107459690 gene encoding LOW QUALITY PROTEIN: bidirectional sugar transporter SWEET2 (The sequence of the model RefSeq protein was modified relative to this genomic sequence to represent the inferred CDS: inserted 2 bases in 2 codons): MSFSAAYPVYEVAKDAAGVAGNIFAFGLFVSPIPTFRRNIRNGSTKIFSGLSYIYSLMNCLICMWYGTPLISPDNLLVTTVYSIGAVFQFVYIIIFLVYAEKLKKVRMFGLLLAVIGIFVXLVGSLQVIDSQXTRILVEFLSCASLISMFASPLFKITKECRIHAVLSLALHLPNEPLLFGLWIAQ; encoded by the exons ATGTCTTTTTCTGCTGCATATCCTGTCTATGAGGTTGCAAAGGATGCAGCTGGAGTCGCAG GGAATATCTTTGCTTTTGGGTTGTTTGTATCTCCCAT ACCTACATTTAGGAGAAATATCAGAAATGGGTCAACTAAAATATTCTCAGGATTGTCGTATATTTACTCTCTCATGAACTGCTTGATCTGCATGTGGTATGGCACGCCTCTGATATCGCCCGATAATTTGTTGGTAACGACGGTTTATTCGATCGGAGCAGTGTTTCAGTTTGTGTACATAATTATCTTCCTTGTGTATGCTGAGAAATTAAAAAAG GTGAGAATGTTTGGACTATTGCTGGCAGTTATCGGCATTTTTG ATTTAGTTGGGAGCTTGCAAGTAATTGATAGTC ACACGCGAATCCTGGTTGAATTCTTGAGCTGTGCTTCCCTCATTTCAATGTTTGCCTCACCTTTgtttaaaatt ACAAAAGAGTGTCGAATTCATGCCGTTTTATCTCTGGCTCTCCACCTTCCTAATGAGCCCCTCCTTTTTGGTTTATGGATTGCTCAATGA
- the LOC127739729 gene encoding pentatricopeptide repeat-containing protein At5g50390, chloroplastic, translating to MFPGDVLSFSKTSFLRAFHPYIPAVYRKEPHFTSTILPSSKSIHHCLPPGAALFLIFSSFASCFHLLLLLLVPMEIPLSRYQSYTLDQFQSECYFSALGSSGSSYFSGKGFVFGCGLRSKVRNWRNHFSLICCCSTESGIRRPKSSRIPYHEKVEPVLEDTQMRKPSFVGLCSEIEKLVLCNRYRDAIELFEILELEGGGRYVGASTYDALVSACVGLRYIRGVKKVFNLMISSGFELDLYMMNRVLFMHVRCGLMHDAWKLFDDMPERDEVSWTMMIGGLVDSGNNNEAFRLFLCMWEEFNDGSPHTFVTMIKAAAGLGLIQVGRQIHSCALKMEVGDDTFVSCALIDMYSKCGSIDDAYCVFDQMPKKSTVAWNSIISGYALHGYSEEALNLFYEMRNSGAKLDHFTISTVIRICTRLASFEHAKQAHAALVRHGFGTDLVANSALIDFYSKWGRMEDAQHVFDTMHQKNIISWNALIAGYGNHGQGEEALEIFEQMLRERMVPNHVTFLAVLSACSYSGLSERGWEIFQSMSKDHKIKPRPMHYACMIELLGREGLLDEALALIRTAPFQPTANMWAALLTACRMHENFVLGKLAAEKLYGMEPEKMCNYVVLLNIYNTTGRLKEAAGVLQTLKRKGLRMLYACTWIEVKRWQNVFLSGDKSHPQTEEIYQKVDNLMEEISRYGYTVEDDEALLPDVDEEEQRVLKYHSEKLAIAFGLINTPNWMPLQIMQGHRICRDCHTAIKLIAMVTGREIVVRDASRFHHFRNGSCSCGDYW from the exons ATGTTTCCTGGTGACGTTCTTTCCTTTTCAAAGACAAGTTTTTTACGAGCTTTCCATCCATATATTCCAGCAGTTTATCGCAAGGAGCCTCATTTCACTTCCACCATTTTGCCTAGTTCGAAGAGTATCCATCATTGTTTGCCACCAG GTGCTGCACTCTTTCTCATCTTTTCTAGCTTTGCATCGTGTTTtcatttgttgttgttgttgttggtacCAATGGAGATTCCACTCTCACGATACCAATCTTACACATTGGATCAATTCCAAAGTGAATGCTACTTTTCCGCTTTGGGTTCTTCCGGATCCAGTTACTTTTCTGGTAAAGGTTTCGTCTTTGGGTGTGGTTTACGTTCAAAGGTGAGGAATTGGAGGAACCACTTTTCCCTTATTTGTTGTTGCTCCACTGAAAGTGGCATTCGGAGGCCTAAATCTTCGAGAATACCGTATCATGAGAAGGTAGAGCCTGTTTTGGAGGACACTCAGATGAGGAAACCTTCCTTTGTTGGGCTGTGTAGTGAGATAGAGAAGCTAGTTCTGTGCAATAGGTATAGGGATGCAATTGAGTTGTTTGAGATTTTGGAGCTTGAAGGTGGTGGTAGATATGTTGGTGCTAGTACTTACGATGCTTTGGTGAGTGCTTGTGTTGGTTTGAGATACATTAGAGGGGTTAAGAAGGTGTTTAATCTTATGATTAGTAGTGGGTTTGAGCTTGATTTGTATATGATGAATAGGGTGTTATTTATGCACGTTAGATGCGGTTTGATGCATGATGCGTGGAAGCTATTCGATGATATGCCAGAGAGAGATGAGGTGTCATGGACAATGATGATTGGCGGGCTTGTGGATTCTGGGAACAATAATGAGGCCTTCAGGTTGTTTTTGTGTATGTGGGAAGAGTTTAATGATGGCAGTCCTCACACTTTTGTTACGATGATCAAGGCAGCTGCCGGATTAGGTCTTATTCAGGTGGGAAGACAAATTCATTCATGCGCTTTGAAGATGGAGGTGGGAGATGATACTTTTGTTTCTTGTGCACTAATTGACATGTACAGCAAGTGTGGTAGCATCGATGATGCCTATTGTGTTTTTGATCAAATGCCAAAGAAGTCGACCGTGGCATGGAATTCTATTATTTCTGGCTATGCACTTCATGGCTATAGTGAGGAGGCTCTTAATTTGTTTTATGAGATGCGCAATAGTGGTGCTAAACTGGACCATTTTACTATTTCAACAGTGATTAGAATATGTACAAGATTGGCTTCATTTGAACATGCAAAACAAGCTCACGCGGCATTAGTTCGTCATGGTTTTGGCACAGATTTGGTGGCGAACTCAGCACTCATTGACTTCTACAGCAAATGGGGTAGGATGGAAGATGCTCAACATGTGTTTGACACAATGCACCAGAAGAATATCATATCCTGGAATGCATTGATTGCTGGATATGGAAATCATGGCCAAGGAGAGGAGGCACTAGAAATTTTTGAGCAGATGCTTCGAGAAAGGATGGTTCCCAACCATGTCACTTTCCTAGCCGTCTTATCTGCTTGTAGTTACTCGGGACTATCAGAACGCGGTTGGGAGATTTTTCAATCTATGAGCAAAGATCACAAGATTAAGCCCAGACCAATGCATTATGCATGCATGATTGAGCTATTAGGTCGAGAGGGTCTGTTGGATGAGGCTTTAGCACTAATAAGAACTGCACCTTTCCAACCAACAGCAAATATGTGGGCAGCATTGCTGACAGCATGTAGAATGCATGAGAATTTTGTGCTTGGGAAGTTGGCAGCAGAAAAACTTTATGGAATGGAGCCCGAGAAGATGTGTAACTATGTAGTACttctaaatatatataacacCACTGGAAGATTGAAGGAAGCTGCTGGTGTGTTACAGACCTTGAAGAGGAAGGGTTTAAGAATGCTTTATGCTTGTACCTGGATTGAAGTTAAAAGATGGCAAAATGTCTTCCTTTCTGGAGATAAATCCCACCCCCAAACAGAAGAGATATACCAAAAGGTGGACAATTTGATGGAAGAGATATCAAGGTATGGTTACACTGTGGAGGATGATGAAGCGCTGCTTCCTGATGTTGATGAAGAGGAACAACGTGTTCTGAAATATCATAGTGAAAAGTTAGCAATTGCTTTTGGACTAATTAACACCCCAAATTGGATGCCTCTACAGATCATGCAGGGTCATCGTATATGTCGAGACTGTCATACTGCAATTAAGCTTATAGCCATGGTGACAGGAAGAGAAATTGTGGTAAGAGATGCTAGTAGGTTCCACCATTTTAGAAATGGAAGTTGTTCTTGTGGAGATTATTGGTGA
- the LOC127740710 gene encoding uncharacterized protein LOC127740710, with translation MLDALHFTDADLFLLPPFYLLHIHTLLTNVNNNINNNYCVKSEYLPPSLFLTTLNTPLSLSRVPAPPAPSLLRAAVGIAISSSLSSPPLSSSSSAALNSCLCPRLRSLSRRSANVPLCRRGLFSSPLQTVALRTVARSSSSASSLSVNLYSKPRPRELILLRVHSLSNFILLQPFLPLRSTPIRPLNY, from the exons ATGCTCGATGCTCTCCACTTTACTGATGCAGACTTATTCCTACTTCCCCCCTTTTATCTTCTTCACATTCACACCCTTCTCACCAACGTGAAtaacaacatcaacaacaacTACTGTGTTAAGTCAGAATACCTACccccctctctctttctcacaACCCTGAAtacccccctctctctctcaagAGTTCCAGCGCCACCAGCGCCCTCTCTGCTCAGAGCTGCTGTTGGCATTGCCATCTCATCCTCGTTGTCAAGCCCGCCTCTGTCTTCGTCGTCGTCGGCCGCCCTGAACTCGTGTCTCTGTCCTCGTCTTCGATCCCTCTCACGGCGAAGTGCGAACGTCCCTCTCTGCCGCCGTGGACTCTTCTCCTCGCCGTTGCAAACCGTTGCTCTTCGAACGGTTGCTCGATCCTCTTCAAGCGCGTCCTCTCTCTCCGTGAATCTCTACTCGAAGCCTCGCCCTCGCGAACTGATCCTCTTGCGAGTTCACTCTCTGTCCAATTTCATTCTGTTACAGCCGTTCCTCCCTCTCCG TTCGACCCCGATTAGACCATTGAACTATTAA
- the LOC107459691 gene encoding uncharacterized protein LOC107459691 has product MGPVSFELVRAELRAKKEDNEDLSQSEMFIVTRMNKNRETDLRTQETIDHLQNLKQSGYNDDEAVQIVFRKERHGRVRFYGRSVTKSSLKKDKEKIKELWRQEEKFWMQRSGIKWLKWGRSQHNLLSCFNYL; this is encoded by the exons ATGGGTCCAGTTAGTTTTGAATTAGTACGCGCTGAATTG CGTGCAAAGAAGGAGGACAATGAAGATCTATCACAATCTGAGATGTTTATTGTAACTCGTATGAACAAAAATAGAGAGACTGATTTGAGAACACAAGAGACGATT GATCATcttcaaaatttgaaacaatcAGGATACAATGATGATGAAGCAGTTCAAATAGTTTTCAGAAAGGAGAGACATGGTAGAGTTCGTTTCTATGGTCGATCAGTCACAAAATCCTCTCTTAAAAAGGAtaaggaaaaaattaaagagctATGGAGACAAGAAGAGAAGTTTTGGATGCAAAGGTCGGGAATTAAATGGCTTAAGTGGGGGAGATCGCAACACAACCTTCTTTCATGCTTCAACTATTTATAG
- the LOC107459692 gene encoding bidirectional sugar transporter SWEET2, which produces MSFSAAYPVYEVAKDAAGVAGNIFAFGLFVSPIPTFRRIIRNGSTEMFSGLPYIYSLMNCLICMWYGTPLISPDNLLVTTVNSIGAVFQFVYIIIFLVYAEKSKKVRMFGLLLAVIGIFVIILVGSLQVTDSQTRRILVGFLSCASLISMFASPLFIIKLVIQTKSVEFMPFYLSLSTFLMSTSFLVYGLLNEDPFIYVPNGIGTVLGIIQLVLYFYFESKSREESREPLIVSYA; this is translated from the exons ATGTCTTTTTCTGCTGCATATCCTGTCTATGAGGTTGCAAAGGATGCAGCTGGAGTCGCAG GGAATATCTTTGCTTTTGGGTTATTTGTATCTCCCAT ACCCACATTTAGGAGAATTATCAGAAATGGATCAACTGAAATGTTCTCAGGATTGCCATATATTTACTCTCTCATGAACTGCTTGATCTGCATGTGGTATGGCACGCCTCTGATATCGCCCGATAATTTGTTGGTAACGACGGTTAATTCGATCGGAGCAGTATTTCAGTTTGTGTACATAATTATCTTCCTTGTGTATGCTGAGAAATCAAAAAAG GTGAGAATGTTTGGACTATTGCTGGCAGTTATCGGCATTTTTGTGATCATTTTAGTTGGGAGCTTGCAAGTAACTGATAGTCAAACACGCCGAATCCTTGTTGGATTCTTGAGCTGTGCTTCCCTCATTTCAATGTTTGCTTCACCTTTGTTTATAATT AAATTGGTCATTCAGACAAAGAGTGTCGAATTCATGCCGTTTTATCTCTCGCTCTCCACCTTCCTAATGAGCACCTCCTTTTTGGTTTATGGATTGCTCAATGAGGATCCCTTCATTTAT GTGCCAAATGGGATAGGAACTGTTCTGGGAATCATACAGTTGGTATTATATTTCTATTTCGAGAGTAAATCTAGAGAAGAATCCAGAGAACCTTTGATAGTGTCGTATGCGTGA